The Betaproteobacteria bacterium genome contains the following window.
CTCCGGCAAGGTGGCCGAGGGAGCCTACGCCAGGCGCTGCGAAATTGAGCGCGCCCTTCTGCGCGCGTGCGAACGTGATCAGCTCGGGAACCGATTTGGCGGGGACGCCGGGATTCACGACGAGCATAAGAGGCGTGGCTGCGATATTTACGATGGGGGTGAAATCCTTGTTCACGTCGAAGTTGAGCTTATCGTGAAGGCTCGGCAAGATCGCGAAGTTGCTGAACATCTGCAGGAGCGTATAGCCGTCGGCAGGCGCATGCGCGACCATTTCGGTCGCGAGCAGTCCGCCGGCTCCGCCGCGGTTGTCGATCACGACCTGTTTCCCGAGCATTTCCGAAAGCTTTGGATTGATCGCGCGCGCGACGAAGTCATTGCCGCCGCCGGGCGCGGATCCGACGATGAGGCGGATCGGTTTGTCGGGATATTTCTGCGCGAGCGCGCTCGCGGAGCCGACGAGCGTGAGGAATGTCGCGAGCAGGAGTGAGCGAATCATCGGTCTAACGTCCTTTCCATTGCGGGGCACGTTTTTCCCGGAACGCGAGCACGCCTTCTTTGGAGTCCTCGCTGCTTAGCAAGCGGTTCGCGACGTCGCGCGCCAGGTATACGCGCGTATCGACCGGCACTTCGAGCCCGCGCCGGCCTGCTTCTTTGATCGCGTGCACGGCGAGCGGCGCGTTCTCCTGGATCTCCTCGGCCCAGCGTTCGGCGGTCTCCATGAGCTTCTCATGCGGCACGACCTCGTTCGCAAGCCCGAGGCGATAAGCTTCGCCCGCCGAGATAAATTTGCCACGCATCAGATAACCCATCGCGATGTTCCAGGGCAATGCGTGCGGCAGGAAGCACGGCCCGCTGACGGACGAGATGCCGCGCTTCACCTGCGGCCATCCGATGCTCGCGCGTTCCGACATGATGATGATGTCGGCGTTCAGCGCGAATCCGCCGCCTTGCGCGAGACAGGGCCCGTTCAGAGCGACGATGAACGGTTTGTAGGTGTTCCTCAGGAAGAGATAGAGCTCGTCATTCGACATGACGTCGCCTTTTTCCGCATCCGGCGCGATTTTCTCGAACAGGTCTTTCCCTGAGCAGAAGGTGTCGCCGTTCGCGGTGAGGATTGCAATCCAGATGTCCGGGTTGAACTTGACGTGCGTAAATGCGTCCTGAACTTCCTTTCTCATCGCACGATTCAGCGCGTTCTTCTTTTCCGGCCGATCGAGCGTGATGTATGCGACGTGACCGCGAACTTCGTATTGCACAGCTTCACCCACAGCAGGTCTCCTTAACTCGCGGACGGATCAAAACGGCACCGTCCCATTCACCGTGACCCTGTACATGAGGCGCTCCAGGGGCAGCTCGTAGTCGTTTACCGCGAGATGTTGCGCCGTGCAGTTGTCCCACATCAGCAGGTCTCCCACGCGCCACTCGTGCCGGTACATGAGCTCGGGCCTGATGCAGAAATCCGACAATGCCCTGATGAGGGGCAGCGCTTCCTCGTCCGGCATGCCGATGATGCCGATGCATTCGCCCTCGCGCACGTAGATCGACCTGCGGCCGGTGACCGGGTGCGTGCGGACGACCGGATGCACGACGTCGGGGAGCGCGTTCCCGCGCGCCGTGGCCCGCTCAGTGCGGCTCTCCGCATTGCGAATGCGCGCACTCGAGCGGTGAATTGCCTTGAGCCCTTCAAGCCTTTCCTTCGTCTCCGCAGGCAGTGCGTCGTAAGCAGCCGCCGTGCTCACGAACAGTGTGTCCCCCAACACCCGCCCTGCCTTCTCGGGCACCTTCAGCGCGTAGAGCAGCGAGCCTCGTGGCGGACGCGGCATGTAGGACATGTCCGTGTGCCAGTTACGCCCGGCATCGGCCAGGCCGATCTGGCGGCCGTTCTCCACGACGTTGGAGATGACGAGCACCTCGGGGAAGGAAGCGAGCGCGTAGTCGTTCATCACATTGATCTCGAGCTCGCCGAAGCACCGAGCGAAGTCGATGTGCTGTTGCGGCGTCAGGCGCTGGTCGCGAAAGAGGACGACGGTGTTCTCGTCGAAGCGCCGCTCAATGTCGGCGAAGGAATCATCGTCGATGGACGCCGACAGGTCGATGCCGATCACTTCTACGCCGATGCTCTTCGACAGTTTTCGGGTTTCCATGGGCATGTCGGCGCCGTCCTGATCACCCGACGGTGATCTTGATTGCATGCTTGGCAAGCTTCTTATCGTCCACCTCCACCCCCAGGCCGACACCGCTTGGGAAGTGCACGACGCCGTTTTTGAACTCGATCGGCTCTTTCACGATGTCGTCGGCGAAGCGCTCCAGCGGAGAGCCGTAACCGATCGAATCGATGATCTCGGGTGTCGAGGCCCAGAAATGCGCCATCGCAGCCGTGCCCACGCCTGCCGGGTGTTCCGACCCCATGTTGCACGACAGGCCCGCTGCATCCGCCACGGCAGCGATTCGCTTGGACTGCAGGAACCCGCCGCACTTCGCGACCTTGATCGTGAACGCGTCCGCGGCCTGATAGCGGACGAAGTTCATTGCTTCGGCCGCGCATAGCACGCTCTCGTCCGCGGTGACGGTGCAGCGCAGTGCGCGCGAGACTTCAGCCATGCCGGCGATGTCCCACCATGGACACGGCTGCTCGATGTTCTCGATGTCGTACTCTTCCATCTTCGAGATCCAGCGCACTGCCACGTCGGCGCGATAGCCCTGGTTCGCGTCCACCTCGATCGGGAACCCGTCGCCTACGGCCGCGCGCACCGCTTTGACGCGCTCGAGGTCCATCGCGGGATCGAGCCCGGCCTTGATCGTGATCATCTTGTAGCCGTCCTTCACCAGCTTCTCGGCGGCGATCGCAACTTCCCCGGGCGCGGCAAGCGGAACGCTGCGCGACACGCCGATGCTCGTGCGCACGATACCGCCGAGCAGCGCCGCGACAGGCACGTTGTAGGCCTTGCCGGCGATATCGTGCAGGGCCATGTCGACTGCGGTCTTGGAGTAGAGGAACCCGTACTTGTCCATGCTCGCCTTGCGCAGCTTCTGCATGACGTGCTGTATGTCGAGCGGGTTCTCGTCGATCAGGAGCGGCGCAAACAGGGTCGAGATCACGACGGCGATCACCTGCGCGCTCTCGCCCGTGCGGTTGGGCAGCAGGGTCGAGGCTTCGCCGACCCCGACGATGCCTTCATCAGTGTAAAGCTTGATCACCACCCGCCGCGCCATTTCGGTTACGCCCGTCGCCTGCTCGTAGGGCTTCGCATACGGCATGCCGATCGGAAAGACCTCGACTTTCGTTATTTTCATTGCAGCTCCTCCATGAGCTCCGGTGCACCCCCGCGCGCAGGGCGCACCCGGAGTCGAAGCGTGGTCACTCGAGCGGTATGCCCGACGTCTTGACGACTTTTCCCCATTTCGAGATTTCCGCCTTGATGTGAGCGGCGAATTGCTCCGGCGTAGTCGTGACGGCATCCGCGCCGAGCCTGGCGAGTTGCTGTACGACCTTGGGATTGCCGAGCGCCTTGACGATCTCGCTGTTGAGCTTCGAGAGGATCTCGGGAGGGGTTCCGGCGGGTGCGAGGATGCCATACCACTGCGTGACCTCATGGCCCGGGAGCGTCTCGCCGACGGTGGGGAGCTCCGGCAGCGTTTTCGAGCGCCTCGGCCCGGTCGTCGCTACGAGCCGCAGCCTGCCTGCTTTCGCGTGGGGCACGACGGTCGGTCCGGTGCCGAATATGAGGGGGGTCTCGCCGCCGAGGATCGACGTGGTGGCGGCACCGCCGCCTTTGTACGGCACGTGCACCATCTTCACCTTGGCCAACTGGCTGAAGAGCTCGCCGGCGAGGTGTGGTCCGCCCAGATTGCCCGTCGATGCGAATGCGATCTGTCCCGGCCGGGCGCGGGCGAGGCCGATCAGGTCCTTCACAGACTTCACGGGCAGCGACGGGTGCACGGTCAGCACGTAGTCCGTTACTGCGACCAGGCTGATCGGCGCGAAGTCCTTCACGCTGTCGTACGCGAGCTTTGCGTAAGCCCCCGGAATGATCGCATTGGGGGCGACGCTCCCGAGCAGAAGGGTGTAGCCGTCCGGCGGCGTCTTGGCCGCGATCTCCGTGCCGATGCGCCCGCTCGCGCCGCCGCGGTTATCGATCACCACCTGCTGCCCGAGCGCGTCCGAGAGCGCCTGCCCGACGATGCGCGCGGTGGCATCGACGCCGCCGCCGGGCGGATAGGGCGCAATCAGCCGGATCGGCTTGGTCGGATAGCTCTGGGCGAGCACATGAGTGGAAATGCTCGCGGCAATAAACGCCGCGACAGATGCGGTGACGATACGCGTGTTGTGCATGACTCTCTCCTCGACAAGCGGCTGTAGTTATAGGCTGGGGCTTTGGTTGCAAACCATCGGGCAGCTGC
Protein-coding sequences here:
- a CDS encoding tripartite tricarboxylate transporter substrate binding protein, which translates into the protein MIRSLLLATFLTLVGSASALAQKYPDKPIRLIVGSAPGGGNDFVARAINPKLSEMLGKQVVIDNRGGAGGLLATEMVAHAPADGYTLLQMFSNFAILPSLHDKLNFDVNKDFTPIVNIAATPLMLVVNPGVPAKSVPELITFARAQKGALNFAAPGVGSLGHLAGELFKSMAKVDMAHVAYKGGGPAIAAVISNEVQLYFSTLPAALAQVRAGRLRALGVTSSKRPSAAPDVPTISEQGLKDFEVVGWFGMLAPARTPPAVVNLLNKTIDQVIALPEVKERFSAEGVEAAGGTPAEFARQVKEDIRKWNAVAARAGIKPKKL
- a CDS encoding enoyl-CoA hydratase (Catalyzes the reversible hydration of unsaturated fatty acyl-CoA to beta-hydroxyacyl-CoA), producing MGEAVQYEVRGHVAYITLDRPEKKNALNRAMRKEVQDAFTHVKFNPDIWIAILTANGDTFCSGKDLFEKIAPDAEKGDVMSNDELYLFLRNTYKPFIVALNGPCLAQGGGFALNADIIIMSERASIGWPQVKRGISSVSGPCFLPHALPWNIAMGYLMRGKFISAGEAYRLGLANEVVPHEKLMETAERWAEEIQENAPLAVHAIKEAGRRGLEVPVDTRVYLARDVANRLLSSEDSKEGVLAFREKRAPQWKGR
- a CDS encoding TauD/TfdA family dioxygenase — protein: MQSRSPSGDQDGADMPMETRKLSKSIGVEVIGIDLSASIDDDSFADIERRFDENTVVLFRDQRLTPQQHIDFARCFGELEINVMNDYALASFPEVLVISNVVENGRQIGLADAGRNWHTDMSYMPRPPRGSLLYALKVPEKAGRVLGDTLFVSTAAAYDALPAETKERLEGLKAIHRSSARIRNAESRTERATARGNALPDVVHPVVRTHPVTGRRSIYVREGECIGIIGMPDEEALPLIRALSDFCIRPELMYRHEWRVGDLLMWDNCTAQHLAVNDYELPLERLMYRVTVNGTVPF
- a CDS encoding tripartite tricarboxylate transporter substrate binding protein, with the translated sequence MHNTRIVTASVAAFIAASISTHVLAQSYPTKPIRLIAPYPPGGGVDATARIVGQALSDALGQQVVIDNRGGASGRIGTEIAAKTPPDGYTLLLGSVAPNAIIPGAYAKLAYDSVKDFAPISLVAVTDYVLTVHPSLPVKSVKDLIGLARARPGQIAFASTGNLGGPHLAGELFSQLAKVKMVHVPYKGGGAATTSILGGETPLIFGTGPTVVPHAKAGRLRLVATTGPRRSKTLPELPTVGETLPGHEVTQWYGILAPAGTPPEILSKLNSEIVKALGNPKVVQQLARLGADAVTTTPEQFAAHIKAEISKWGKVVKTSGIPLE